One window of the bacterium genome contains the following:
- the paaA gene encoding 1,2-phenylacetyl-CoA epoxidase subunit PaaA has translation MSTVPSVTPEDPTMLAQFTERIRAGDQIEAGEWLPEEYRFEALRLINMHANSEIMGALPEREWIPRAPSLARKMALTAKVQDEVGHGMLLYRVAETLGRTRDEMVSELVAGRARFHNVFHYPAETWADVAIIQVFVDGAAMQTQGALRSCSYAPYSRVLKRICYEEDFHIQLGLDVWRSLAEGTPRQRAMLQDALRRWWTPIIHFFGMPDRVSPHTEKMLAWRIKVKSNEELRQQFLRKFVPIILEYGLEVPDPNLHWVEEEQRYVYTEPDWEELKRVGRNGGPKSADRLALRQRFHQQHAWVREAMSRWLTSQPHGAVA, from the coding sequence ATGTCTACGGTGCCGTCCGTCACTCCTGAAGACCCGACCATGCTGGCACAGTTCACCGAGCGGATCCGGGCCGGAGACCAAATCGAGGCCGGGGAATGGTTGCCCGAGGAATACCGCTTCGAAGCGCTTCGCCTCATCAACATGCATGCGAACTCCGAGATCATGGGCGCGCTTCCGGAGCGCGAGTGGATCCCGCGGGCCCCGAGCCTGGCGCGCAAGATGGCGCTCACCGCGAAGGTGCAGGACGAAGTCGGACACGGGATGCTGCTTTACCGCGTGGCCGAAACACTCGGTCGCACGCGGGACGAGATGGTCTCTGAGCTCGTCGCCGGACGCGCGCGCTTCCATAACGTGTTCCACTATCCCGCGGAGACGTGGGCCGACGTCGCGATCATCCAGGTGTTCGTCGACGGCGCCGCGATGCAGACGCAGGGTGCGCTCCGGTCGTGTTCGTATGCGCCGTACTCCCGCGTGCTCAAGCGCATCTGCTACGAAGAGGACTTTCACATCCAGCTCGGGCTCGACGTCTGGCGGTCGCTCGCGGAGGGCACGCCGCGGCAGCGCGCGATGTTGCAGGATGCGCTGCGCCGGTGGTGGACGCCGATCATTCATTTCTTCGGCATGCCGGACCGCGTGTCGCCCCACACCGAGAAGATGCTCGCGTGGCGGATCAAGGTCAAGTCGAACGAGGAACTCCGCCAGCAGTTCCTCCGGAAGTTCGTGCCGATCATCCTCGAGTACGGGCTGGAGGTACCCGACCCGAACCTGCACTGGGTCGAGGAAGAACAGCGGTACGTCTACACGGAACCCGACTGGGAAGAGCTCAAGCGCGTCGGCCGGAACGGCGGCCCGAAGAGCGCGGACCGGTTGGCCCTCCGACAGCGCTTTCACCAGCAGCACGCGTGGGTGCGCGAGGCGATGAGCCGGTGGCTCACCAGCCAGCCGCACGGGGCCGTCGCGTGA
- a CDS encoding diguanylate cyclase, translated as MTASRSAPEVASPAREPLRVLIVEDQAPQTDLVIRALSRAGFAPEWQRVDHEPAYVEGLAASPDVVLSELSLPRFGAARALDLLRERVRDIPFIVVSGTVGEEVIVGLMRRGAADYVSKDRLTRLGPAVRRALDERRLRARERQAEAALRQTEAQYRNLVDSVPVGLCRTTSAGEFVDANPAFLHIVGYPSLDALRSITAASLYADPADRERWRTLLERDGLITDFELQLRRGDGALVWVRASARAVLDPVDQIVRYEKVLIDITNRKRAEEETARRAGQLEIFADVGKRLREADHVEQMYPIVVERAMHLLRAEHGTLNLMDTDRQLLTCVYTTGVMQEVVGTTFPVAGSHSGSVIATGTPYVTDAVGNEPQLPWLRRAYYDILGPVAIVPMRSERAVVGTLCVGRAKDAGGPFTDAELRLLEAVAEIGGTAIRRAQLHDNLEQAYIQMVLALARTVDARDSYTGTHSEHLAVWTELVARELGCGEDEIRAIRWGALLHDIGKIGVPDEILRKPGPLTEDEWNVMRKHPAIGEEILRPVDRMSPVAALVRHHQERWDGSGYPDGLRGDAIPLGARIVAVGDAYSAMMDDRAYRKGRTREGALDDLRRGAGTQFDPQVVEVFCRVVQQDIPFGDTPRPASVRSSDTAVRPAVQAIARSLTQARQAGRAMPAMADVAKRLLRPLDLSAVLDEILSQIQEVFAYSMCSILLLDEHTHELRVAAHRGYAPAPTEATLLLMGTQGIAGWVARHGRSYYAADVTRDPLYVPGAGEAASEVGYPLTGDGRVIGVLSVASPAGDAFPQDVREPLETFATLAALAILRAKRDDDLHRLALTDGLTGLANHRALWDALERETAQAERHNHPISVVMVEIDRFKLTNDHFGHLQGDAILRAVADVLKTHTRAGDLAARFGGDEFMLLLPTAPKAAAVQIAERIRHHVQEIPGPTGVRLTVSIGLASMPEDGRTASALVEAADRAMYEAKYIGGNCVNIA; from the coding sequence ATGACCGCGAGCCGATCCGCCCCCGAGGTCGCCTCGCCGGCTCGCGAGCCACTGCGGGTGCTGATCGTCGAGGACCAGGCACCCCAGACCGACCTGGTCATCCGCGCGCTCTCCCGAGCCGGATTCGCCCCGGAGTGGCAGCGCGTCGACCACGAACCGGCGTACGTGGAGGGCCTGGCGGCGTCTCCGGACGTCGTGCTCTCGGAACTGTCGTTGCCGCGGTTCGGCGCCGCGCGCGCCCTGGACCTGCTGCGGGAGCGCGTGCGCGACATCCCGTTCATCGTCGTGTCGGGCACCGTGGGGGAAGAGGTCATCGTCGGTCTCATGCGGCGCGGTGCCGCCGACTACGTCTCGAAAGATCGGCTCACGCGTCTCGGCCCCGCGGTCCGGCGCGCCCTCGACGAGCGCCGGCTGCGCGCGCGCGAGCGACAGGCCGAGGCGGCCCTGCGACAGACCGAGGCTCAGTACAGAAACCTGGTGGACAGCGTGCCGGTCGGCCTCTGCCGAACGACGTCGGCCGGCGAGTTCGTGGACGCGAACCCCGCGTTCTTGCACATCGTCGGGTACCCCAGCCTGGACGCGCTTCGGTCGATCACCGCGGCGTCCCTCTACGCCGATCCGGCGGACCGCGAGCGCTGGAGAACCCTGCTTGAACGAGACGGCCTGATCACGGACTTCGAGTTGCAGCTGCGGCGCGGTGACGGTGCCCTGGTCTGGGTGCGCGCGAGCGCACGTGCGGTGCTGGACCCCGTGGATCAGATCGTGCGGTATGAGAAGGTGCTCATCGACATCACCAATCGCAAGCGCGCGGAGGAAGAGACGGCGCGGCGAGCCGGGCAGCTCGAGATCTTCGCGGACGTCGGGAAACGGCTCCGCGAGGCCGATCACGTCGAGCAAATGTACCCGATCGTCGTCGAACGGGCGATGCATCTGCTCCGCGCGGAGCACGGCACGCTGAACCTGATGGATACCGACCGACAGCTGCTGACGTGCGTGTACACCACGGGCGTGATGCAGGAGGTCGTGGGCACGACGTTCCCGGTCGCGGGCAGCCACTCCGGCAGTGTGATCGCCACGGGAACGCCGTACGTGACGGACGCCGTGGGGAACGAGCCCCAGCTGCCGTGGCTGCGGCGCGCGTACTACGACATCCTCGGACCGGTGGCGATCGTGCCGATGCGATCGGAACGCGCGGTCGTCGGCACGCTCTGCGTGGGGCGCGCGAAAGACGCGGGAGGGCCGTTCACCGATGCCGAGCTGCGGCTGCTCGAAGCGGTCGCGGAGATCGGCGGCACCGCGATTCGGCGCGCGCAGCTGCACGACAACCTCGAACAGGCCTACATTCAGATGGTGCTTGCCCTTGCACGGACGGTCGACGCTCGGGACTCGTACACGGGCACCCACAGCGAGCATCTGGCCGTCTGGACGGAACTGGTCGCGCGCGAACTCGGCTGCGGGGAGGACGAGATCCGGGCAATTCGATGGGGCGCCCTGCTCCACGACATCGGGAAGATCGGCGTGCCGGACGAGATCCTGCGCAAACCCGGACCGCTCACGGAGGACGAGTGGAACGTGATGCGGAAGCACCCTGCGATCGGCGAGGAGATTCTCCGTCCGGTGGATCGCATGAGCCCGGTCGCGGCGCTGGTGCGCCATCACCAGGAACGGTGGGACGGCTCCGGCTATCCCGACGGGCTGCGGGGCGACGCCATCCCGCTCGGCGCTCGGATCGTGGCGGTCGGCGACGCCTACAGCGCGATGATGGACGACCGCGCCTATCGCAAGGGCCGCACCAGGGAGGGCGCGCTCGACGACTTGCGCCGCGGCGCCGGCACCCAGTTCGATCCGCAGGTCGTCGAGGTGTTTTGCCGCGTCGTCCAACAGGACATTCCCTTTGGAGACACGCCGCGTCCCGCGTCGGTGCGCTCCTCGGACACCGCGGTGCGCCCGGCGGTGCAGGCGATCGCCCGATCCCTGACCCAGGCGCGGCAGGCCGGGCGCGCGATGCCCGCGATGGCAGACGTCGCCAAACGGTTGCTGCGGCCTCTGGATCTCTCGGCGGTGCTCGACGAGATCTTGAGCCAGATTCAGGAAGTGTTCGCCTATTCCATGTGCAGTATCTTGCTCCTCGACGAACACACGCACGAGCTTCGCGTCGCGGCGCACCGCGGGTACGCCCCTGCGCCTACCGAGGCCACGCTGCTCCTGATGGGCACACAGGGGATCGCCGGTTGGGTCGCCCGCCACGGGCGCTCATATTACGCGGCGGATGTCACGCGGGATCCGCTGTACGTGCCAGGCGCCGGGGAGGCGGCGTCCGAGGTCGGCTACCCGCTAACCGGCGACGGCCGGGTGATCGGCGTCCTCAGCGTGGCCAGCCCGGCCGGCGACGCCTTCCCGCAGGACGTTCGAGAACCACTCGAGACGTTCGCGACGCTGGCGGCCTTGGCAATCCTGCGCGCGAAACGAGACGACGACCTGCACCGGTTGGCCCTGACGGACGGGCTGACGGGTCTCGCCAATCATCGCGCGCTGTGGGACGCGCTGGAACGTGAGACCGCGCAGGCCGAGCGGCACAACCATCCGATCTCGGTGGTGATGGTGGAGATCGACCGGTTCAAACTCACGAACGACCACTTCGGACACCTGCAGGGCGATGCAATTCTGCGCGCGGTCGCCGACGTGCTGAAGACGCACACCCGCGCGGGGGACCTCGCGGCACGGTTCGGGGGGGACGAGTTCATGTTGCTGCTGCCGACCGCCCCCAAGGCCGCCGCGGTGCAGATCGCGGAACGAATCAGGCATCACGTGCAGGAGATCCCCGGACCGACCGGCGTGCGGCTCACCGTGAGCATTGGGCTCGCCAGCATGCCTGAGGACGGCAGAACCGCAAGCGCGCTCGTCGAAGCCGCCGACCGGGCCATGTACGAGGCGAAGTACATCGGCGGCAACTGTGTGAACATCGCGTAG